A window of Ignavibacteriales bacterium contains these coding sequences:
- the kdpC gene encoding potassium-transporting ATPase subunit KdpC, with protein sequence MKKQLLITIKYFVAITIVTGLIYPLFITLISIIIFPGKASGSLIKKDGKIIGSELIGQKFESDKYFWSRPSAVDYNPMPSSGSNLGPTSAALKKSYDDRMKNFVEKNMIKDASIIPNEMFFASASGVDPHISPLSAMLQVERVAKARNFDQSKKEKLIQLINSLTEKPQFGFLGNSVVNILLLNLELDKMN encoded by the coding sequence ATGAAAAAACAACTTTTAATTACCATAAAATATTTTGTTGCTATTACAATCGTAACCGGATTGATTTACCCGCTATTCATCACATTAATTTCAATTATAATCTTTCCCGGTAAAGCATCCGGCAGCTTGATTAAAAAAGACGGCAAAATAATCGGTTCAGAGTTAATAGGACAAAAATTTGAGAGCGATAAATATTTCTGGTCGCGCCCGTCTGCGGTCGATTACAATCCTATGCCTTCCAGCGGCAGCAACCTAGGTCCTACAAGCGCCGCATTAAAAAAGTCGTACGACGATAGAATGAAAAATTTTGTAGAAAAAAATATGATCAAAGACGCATCAATCATTCCAAACGAAATGTTTTTTGCTTCAGCAAGTGGTGTGGATCCGCATATTTCACCTTTATCGGCAATGCTGCAGGTTGAAAGAGTTGCCAAAGCCAGAAATTTTGATCAATCTAAAAAGGAAAAATTAATTCAATTAATTAATTCGTTAACGGAAAAACCCCAGTTCGGCTTTTTAGGCAATTCGGTTGTTAATATTCTTTTATTAAATTTAGAGTTAGATAAAATGAATTGA
- the kdpA gene encoding potassium-transporting ATPase subunit KdpA, translated as MITTHEIIQLIFYIVVLTALAPLLGGFFAKVLKGEKNFLTPIFGKIETAVYKFSKINPSEEMDWKVYTFALMAFNLLGIIFLVVIQLLQAYLPLNPQGLPNVELTLAINTAVSFVTNTNWQSYGGENTLGYFVQMIGLAVQNFVSAATAIAVLLVLVRALKTRKGNTLGNFWVDLTRSTIYILLPLAIIWALLLVSQGVVQTFSSYKEATMLEGAKQIIPLGPAASQIAIKMLGTNGGGFFNTNSAFPFENPTPLSNFIQVLGILLISASLVFTFGRMIGSKKHAWVIYGVMLFLFVAGLSVSVYSEYSTNPIFHAGGLMEGKETRFGVMNSVLWSTATTSASNGSVNSMHSSLSPLAGMIALINMEVGEIIFGGNGCGLYGILLFVFLTVFIAGLMIGRTPEYLGKKIESREVKWSIVAILLPSACILLFSAIAMKTTAGLSSLANAGPHGYSEILYAFSSAAGNNGSAFAGLNANTTFYNLMLALTMFVGRFGVLIPVMIIAGSLVKKNITPTSSGTLSTENLLFGILLIGVILIVGALTFFPALSFGPILEHLLMGQGITF; from the coding sequence ATGATAACAACACATGAAATAATTCAGTTAATTTTTTACATAGTTGTCTTAACGGCACTTGCACCGTTGTTGGGCGGATTCTTTGCTAAAGTTTTGAAAGGCGAGAAAAATTTTCTAACTCCCATATTTGGGAAAATAGAAACGGCAGTTTATAAATTTTCAAAAATTAATCCTTCCGAAGAAATGGATTGGAAGGTCTATACTTTCGCTTTAATGGCTTTCAATTTACTTGGAATAATTTTTTTGGTAGTGATCCAGCTTCTTCAAGCATATCTACCCTTAAATCCGCAAGGACTTCCCAATGTCGAACTAACACTTGCAATAAATACTGCTGTTAGTTTCGTAACAAATACCAACTGGCAGTCTTATGGCGGTGAAAATACGCTCGGTTATTTTGTTCAGATGATCGGATTAGCAGTTCAAAATTTTGTAAGCGCTGCAACTGCAATTGCCGTTTTGTTGGTTTTAGTCCGTGCATTGAAAACAAGAAAAGGAAATACACTCGGAAATTTCTGGGTGGACTTAACCCGTTCAACAATTTATATACTATTACCGCTAGCCATAATATGGGCTTTATTATTGGTCAGTCAAGGAGTTGTACAAACTTTTTCTTCTTACAAAGAAGCAACAATGTTAGAAGGAGCTAAACAAATTATTCCTTTAGGACCGGCAGCTTCCCAGATCGCTATAAAAATGTTAGGAACAAACGGCGGGGGATTCTTTAACACAAATAGTGCTTTCCCGTTTGAAAATCCTACACCACTTTCAAATTTTATTCAAGTGCTTGGAATACTTTTAATCTCGGCTTCTTTGGTCTTTACATTCGGTAGAATGATCGGCTCGAAAAAACATGCTTGGGTGATCTACGGAGTGATGCTTTTCCTTTTTGTTGCGGGATTGTCGGTTTCGGTTTATTCTGAGTATTCAACAAATCCGATCTTTCACGCAGGCGGTTTAATGGAAGGAAAAGAAACCCGCTTCGGAGTTATGAACAGCGTACTTTGGTCCACTGCTACAACATCGGCATCAAACGGTTCAGTTAATTCAATGCACAGTAGTTTATCGCCGCTTGCTGGAATGATTGCTCTTATAAATATGGAAGTCGGCGAAATAATTTTCGGCGGTAACGGCTGCGGTCTTTATGGAATTTTACTTTTTGTATTTCTAACTGTTTTTATTGCGGGATTAATGATCGGAAGAACTCCCGAATATTTAGGAAAGAAGATCGAATCGCGGGAAGTGAAATGGTCTATTGTAGCAATACTATTACCAAGCGCATGTATACTTCTCTTTTCGGCAATTGCAATGAAAACAACTGCAGGATTATCAAGTCTTGCTAATGCAGGCCCGCACGGTTATTCGGAAATACTTTACGCTTTTTCTTCGGCGGCGGGAAATAACGGAAGCGCATTCGCCGGTTTAAATGCAAACACAACGTTTTATAATTTAATGTTAGCCCTAACAATGTTCGTCGGTAGATTCGGTGTGCTCATCCCTGTAATGATTATTGCGGGAAGTTTAGTCAAAAAAAATATTACGCCTACATCTTCCGGAACTCTCTCTACGGAAAATTTACTGTTCGGTATATTGTTAATAGGCGTTATTCTAATAGTAGGAGCTTTAACTTTCTTCCCGGCATTATCATTTGGCCCGATACTCGAACATCTGCTTATGGGACAGGGAATTACTTTTTAA
- a CDS encoding DUF3078 domain-containing protein, protein MKKVILLLLFISASFTFGQVPDSLKNKWIPSFVVSAGINQIAFTNWVRGGDNSIAWMVFGDFHYDLAGDIWSYKNSIKAVYGRSKVGSSIYKTTDNDLYIENVAIYNFGWAVSPFVSNSIRSSVAQGYNYKVTPEVETSNFFDPGYVTQTIGFTYDKYQNIVTRLGVGFQEIFASSHKEYTDPVNMVDGFIFETGVESVTDINYKLADNILFQSKIRLFSQFKSLDIWDVRLDNMISAQITKIIAVNFTYLVVYEKAQSPLTQVKEGLQIGINYRLL, encoded by the coding sequence ATGAAAAAGGTAATATTATTACTGCTTTTTATTTCGGCATCGTTTACATTCGGCCAGGTGCCAGACTCGCTTAAAAATAAATGGATTCCGTCGTTTGTAGTAAGCGCCGGAATAAACCAAATTGCATTTACAAATTGGGTTCGGGGCGGTGATAATTCAATCGCGTGGATGGTTTTTGGCGATTTTCATTATGATCTCGCCGGAGATATTTGGTCATACAAAAATTCAATTAAGGCTGTCTACGGAAGATCTAAAGTTGGTTCGTCAATCTATAAAACAACCGACAATGATCTTTACATTGAAAATGTCGCGATCTACAATTTTGGCTGGGCAGTCAGTCCGTTCGTGTCTAATTCCATTAGATCGTCCGTCGCACAAGGTTATAATTATAAAGTAACACCAGAAGTTGAGACTTCTAACTTCTTCGATCCTGGCTACGTTACACAAACAATAGGTTTTACATACGATAAATATCAGAATATTGTTACACGTCTTGGTGTCGGTTTCCAGGAAATCTTCGCGAGCTCGCACAAAGAATACACAGATCCGGTTAATATGGTTGACGGGTTTATATTTGAAACCGGCGTCGAATCTGTTACCGACATAAACTATAAACTTGCTGATAACATTTTATTTCAGAGCAAAATAAGATTATTCTCGCAGTTCAAAAGTTTAGATATTTGGGACGTCCGTCTGGATAATATGATCTCGGCTCAAATCACAAAAATCATTGCGGTTAATTTTACTTATCTGGTTGTTTACGAAAAAGCGCAGTCGCCGTTAACGCAGGTGAAAGAGGGATTACAAATCGGGATCAATTATAGATTGTTATAA
- a CDS encoding SufE family protein: MTIRETQDQIVKEFEQFTDWEEKYKYIIGLGKTLAQIDPSIRTDKYKLSGCQSQVWINAKLEEGKIIFEADSDASIVKGLVALLIRIYSSHTPDEILSSRPEFIKKIGIDNHLSPTRKNGLSAMMKQIQLYAVAFKTLANKK; encoded by the coding sequence ATGACAATACGAGAGACACAAGATCAAATAGTAAAAGAGTTCGAACAGTTTACAGATTGGGAAGAAAAATATAAATATATCATCGGTCTTGGAAAAACTCTTGCGCAGATTGATCCTTCTATTCGAACTGATAAATACAAATTAAGCGGCTGCCAAAGCCAAGTGTGGATAAATGCAAAACTTGAAGAGGGTAAAATAATATTTGAGGCCGACAGCGATGCTTCAATAGTTAAGGGGTTGGTCGCTTTGCTGATCAGAATATATTCCAGTCACACGCCGGATGAAATTCTTTCTTCGCGACCGGAGTTTATTAAAAAAATTGGAATTGATAATCACCTTTCTCCTACACGCAAGAATGGTTTAAGCGCTATGATGAAACAGATCCAGCTTTATGCGGTGGCATTTAAAACTCTCGCGAACAAAAAATAA
- the uvrB gene encoding excinuclease ABC subunit UvrB translates to MNKFELVSNYQPAGDQPKAIAELLEGLKRGAKHQVLLGVTGSGKTYTMSNIIKEYNRPTLIISHNKTLAAQLYSEFKSFFPNNAVEFFISYYDYYQPEAYVVKRDLYIEKDFSVNEEIDRLRLKATTSLIEGRSDIIIVASVSCIYGIGAPDQYAKQIIFLKKGQSIERKKLLRSLIEIYYTRNDADFTRGTFRARGDVVEIIPAYQYEEAVRIEFWGDEIERLSIIDSITGDVIKEVESIPIYPAKYFVTTKDQVNKAIVSIEEELREQLKYFWSQEKYVEAQRLEQRTKFDIEMMREIGYCSGIENYSRHMDGRAPGSRPSCLFDYFPKDYLLIVDESHATIPQIRGMYNGDRSRKEVLVEYGFRLPSAMDNRPLKFEEYDELTNQVIYVSATPADYEFTRTSGSFVEQVIRPTGLLDPEIEVRPVKGQIDDLIGEIRKRVMLKERILVTTLTKKMAEDLTDYLDKLKIKVRYIHSEVEALERVEIIRDLRIGDFDVLVGVNLLREGLDLPEVSLVAIIDADKEGFLRSERSLMQTAGRTARNVNGRVIMYADKVTESMRKTIEETIRRRKLQTEYNEANGITPTTIYKSVEEIMNATSIADVRKRDLEKEDATFLKVAEPVIRYMSNDQRKELLDQMTEEMLSAAKDLEFERAASMRDEIEKMKKLIK, encoded by the coding sequence ATGAATAAATTTGAGTTAGTTTCTAATTATCAACCGGCGGGCGATCAGCCCAAAGCAATTGCAGAATTGCTGGAAGGATTGAAGCGCGGAGCCAAGCATCAAGTTCTTTTGGGTGTTACCGGAAGCGGTAAAACTTATACAATGAGCAACATCATAAAAGAATATAACCGTCCAACGCTTATAATCTCTCACAATAAAACTCTTGCCGCACAGCTCTATTCGGAATTCAAATCATTTTTTCCGAACAACGCCGTAGAATTTTTTATCAGTTATTATGATTACTATCAGCCGGAAGCATACGTAGTTAAAAGAGATCTTTACATTGAGAAAGATTTTTCGGTGAACGAGGAAATAGACCGTCTCCGTCTCAAAGCAACAACATCATTAATAGAAGGTCGAAGTGATATAATTATCGTTGCAAGCGTCAGTTGTATTTATGGAATCGGCGCGCCGGATCAGTATGCAAAACAAATTATATTTTTAAAGAAAGGGCAATCAATAGAGCGTAAAAAACTTTTAAGAAGTTTGATAGAAATTTATTACACAAGGAACGATGCAGATTTTACACGCGGCACTTTCCGTGCACGCGGCGATGTTGTTGAAATTATCCCCGCTTATCAATATGAAGAAGCGGTCAGAATCGAATTCTGGGGAGACGAAATAGAAAGACTTTCTATAATAGATTCGATTACAGGGGACGTAATTAAAGAAGTTGAATCAATTCCGATATATCCCGCAAAGTATTTTGTTACTACGAAAGATCAGGTTAACAAAGCTATTGTTTCAATAGAAGAAGAATTAAGAGAGCAATTAAAATATTTTTGGTCGCAGGAAAAATATGTTGAAGCACAGCGGCTTGAACAGCGCACAAAGTTTGATATTGAAATGATGCGTGAGATCGGTTACTGTTCCGGAATAGAGAATTATTCCCGGCACATGGATGGAAGAGCGCCCGGTTCACGTCCTTCGTGTCTGTTCGATTATTTTCCGAAAGACTATCTATTAATAGTAGATGAATCTCACGCGACTATTCCGCAAATCCGTGGAATGTATAATGGCGACCGCTCAAGGAAGGAAGTTTTGGTTGAATACGGATTCCGCCTTCCATCTGCAATGGATAACCGCCCGCTGAAATTTGAAGAGTATGATGAATTGACAAACCAAGTTATTTATGTTAGCGCAACTCCGGCTGATTATGAATTTACGCGAACCAGTGGGTCGTTTGTTGAACAAGTCATTCGCCCGACTGGCTTGCTTGATCCAGAGATTGAAGTCCGACCGGTGAAAGGACAGATTGACGATCTGATTGGTGAAATTAGAAAACGCGTTATGCTTAAAGAGCGGATACTTGTAACAACACTTACAAAAAAAATGGCGGAAGATTTAACTGATTATCTCGACAAACTGAAAATAAAAGTCCGCTACATTCACAGTGAAGTTGAAGCGCTTGAACGCGTTGAAATTATCCGCGATCTGCGCATTGGTGATTTCGATGTTCTCGTTGGAGTGAATTTGCTGCGGGAAGGTTTGGACTTGCCGGAAGTTTCTCTTGTTGCCATTATAGATGCAGACAAAGAAGGATTTTTACGAAGCGAACGTTCTCTAATGCAAACCGCTGGAAGAACTGCGCGCAATGTTAACGGAAGAGTAATTATGTATGCAGATAAGGTTACGGAATCAATGCGTAAAACAATCGAAGAAACAATCCGGCGAAGAAAACTTCAAACCGAATACAACGAAGCAAACGGCATTACTCCAACAACAATTTACAAAAGCGTTGAAGAGATCATGAATGCAACATCAATTGCAGATGTACGTAAGAGAGATCTGGAAAAAGAAGATGCCACATTTCTGAAAGTCGCAGAGCCGGTTATTAGATATATGTCAAACGATCAACGTAAAGAATTACTTGATCAAATGACCGAAGAAATGCTTTCGGCTGCAAAAGATTTGGAATTTGAACGAGCGGCAAGTATGCGTGATGAAATTGAGAAGATGAAGAAGTTGATTAAGTGA
- a CDS encoding outer membrane beta-barrel protein has product MKRLFSLYSIYFILSVWIAVNNSVVYSQSIDTATTIETVAEPFAWGDFTWLNGNDRRHTVLLDGKYFTGQFLLDMNYTASSNHPVDHTVVGSTALARDNEFEVSVAAIGGDFHYDNVRGRILLQIGTRATVVPRNDFSVLHGQFDLANAYRYISEANAGYHFNVWHGINVDAGIFMSYVGLFSYYNAENWAYQSSFTSDNTPWFFNGIRIQTFPTDCLKVELWLINGWQSYAKFNNGPGVGAQILWRPKEEIQLLSNNYYGTDTQGHPDRIRFHTDNSFEFRYYNNPTSFVTRGAFSITGDMGFEKGGGVSGLSNGSDGPAQYFISGMIYHRLWMANDHIGWTVGGGFINNPGRYLVLYPTGDANPIPAINSGQTGTHPFSANPGDQFHGWDCSTTLDWMPNDFLTWRIEIVHRETDIPYFAGPGGITSPDGYNNTPIPIDWKPDLVKSETRIIFATLVRF; this is encoded by the coding sequence ATGAAAAGATTATTTTCTTTATACTCTATATATTTCATTTTATCAGTCTGGATTGCAGTGAATAATTCGGTTGTCTATTCACAATCCATTGATACAGCAACAACTATAGAAACAGTGGCAGAGCCTTTTGCGTGGGGAGATTTTACATGGCTCAATGGAAACGACAGACGGCACACCGTCTTACTTGACGGCAAATACTTCACAGGACAATTTCTACTTGATATGAATTATACAGCATCAAGTAATCATCCGGTTGACCACACTGTTGTGGGCTCAACCGCGCTTGCCCGTGATAATGAATTTGAAGTCTCGGTTGCAGCAATTGGCGGTGATTTCCATTATGATAATGTACGCGGCAGAATATTACTCCAAATAGGAACACGGGCAACTGTAGTACCGAGAAACGATTTTAGTGTTCTTCACGGTCAATTCGATCTGGCAAATGCATACCGCTATATTAGTGAGGCAAATGCAGGTTATCATTTTAATGTATGGCATGGAATAAATGTAGATGCCGGCATTTTCATGTCGTATGTTGGCCTCTTCTCTTATTATAATGCTGAGAACTGGGCTTATCAATCTTCCTTTACATCTGATAATACACCCTGGTTCTTTAACGGAATTAGAATTCAAACTTTTCCAACAGATTGTCTTAAGGTAGAATTATGGTTGATCAACGGTTGGCAATCGTACGCAAAATTTAACAATGGTCCTGGTGTTGGCGCTCAGATCTTGTGGAGACCTAAAGAGGAGATCCAATTGCTTTCAAACAATTATTACGGGACTGATACCCAGGGTCACCCTGACCGAATTCGTTTCCACACAGATAATAGTTTTGAATTCCGCTATTATAATAATCCGACAAGCTTTGTAACTCGCGGGGCGTTTTCTATTACCGGTGATATGGGGTTTGAAAAGGGTGGCGGAGTAAGTGGTTTAAGCAATGGATCTGATGGTCCCGCACAATATTTTATTAGCGGAATGATTTACCATCGTCTTTGGATGGCGAACGATCATATAGGCTGGACAGTGGGCGGTGGATTCATAAATAATCCTGGGCGCTACTTAGTACTTTACCCGACAGGCGATGCGAATCCGATTCCAGCGATCAATTCAGGACAAACCGGAACACATCCATTCTCAGCAAACCCTGGAGACCAATTTCATGGGTGGGATTGTTCTACCACTCTTGATTGGATGCCAAATGATTTTTTGACATGGCGCATAGAAATTGTTCATCGCGAAACAGACATACCATATTTTGCCGGTCCAGGTGGTATTACATCTCCCGATGGTTATAATAATACTCCAATTCCTATAGATTGGAAACCTGACCTCGTGAAATCAGAAACACGTATTATTTTTGCAACGCTTGTTCGTTTTTGA
- the kdpB gene encoding potassium-transporting ATPase subunit KdpB: protein MNSNKSINRKLFDKKIITQAVIDSFKKLNPKFLVKNPVMFIVAVGALLSTIFFFKNLFIGSFSGFNLQIIIWLWFTVLFANFAEAVAEGRGKAQSENLRKTRTLTIARKLVNSEEKHVPAIELRIGDLVVCETGNIIPSDGEVIEGAASIDESALTGESAPVIRESGGDRSVVTGGTKVISDRIVIRITADPGGTYLDKMISLVESAKRKKTPNEIALSTLIAGFNLVFLLVVLTIRVFIEYHQTGSVNVSDIVSVPVLVALLVCLIPTTIGGLLSAIGISGMDRLLGHNVIAMSGRAVEAAGDIDVLLLDKTGTITLGNRMASVFVPVNSVPIEKLADAAQLSSLSDETPEGRSIVVLAKEKFGLRGRDISKLDAHFIPFSAQTRMSGVDIHPSNGESKRIIRKGSADAIKKYVESNGGKFNSDVQQIVNEFSKAGSTPLVVAENFKVLGVIELKDIVKGGIKERFAQLRKMGIKTVMITGDNPLTATAIAAEAGVDDFIAEAKPEDKLKRIREEQTGGRMVGMIGDGTNDAPALAQADVGIAMNSGTQAAREAGNMIDLDSNPTKLIEVVEIGKQLLMTRGALTTFSIANDVAKYFAIIPAISTFLYATHFTDGPLSALNIMKLATPQSAILSAVIFNALIIVLLIPLALKGVKYRPAGAAAILRKNIWVYGVGGLIVPFIGIKLIDLFITAIKLV from the coding sequence ATGAACTCAAATAAATCTATCAACAGAAAACTTTTCGACAAAAAAATTATTACCCAGGCGGTAATAGATTCTTTCAAGAAATTGAATCCGAAATTCTTAGTTAAGAATCCTGTTATGTTTATTGTTGCAGTGGGCGCTCTTCTTTCAACAATATTCTTTTTTAAAAATCTTTTCATCGGCAGTTTTTCCGGATTTAATCTGCAAATAATTATTTGGCTCTGGTTCACTGTGCTGTTTGCCAATTTTGCGGAAGCTGTTGCCGAAGGAAGAGGAAAAGCACAGTCGGAAAATCTCCGGAAAACCCGCACTCTTACGATTGCAAGAAAGTTGGTTAACAGCGAAGAGAAACATGTGCCGGCAATTGAACTTCGAATCGGTGATCTTGTTGTCTGCGAAACGGGAAATATTATTCCTTCCGACGGAGAAGTAATCGAAGGTGCGGCAAGTATTGATGAATCTGCTCTAACCGGTGAATCCGCTCCCGTAATTCGTGAAAGCGGCGGTGATAGAAGTGTTGTTACCGGCGGAACAAAAGTTATCAGCGATAGAATAGTTATTAGAATTACTGCCGATCCGGGCGGAACTTATTTAGACAAAATGATTTCTCTTGTTGAAAGTGCAAAACGTAAAAAAACTCCGAACGAAATTGCATTGTCAACTCTTATCGCCGGATTCAACCTGGTATTTTTACTTGTCGTTCTAACTATAAGAGTTTTTATTGAATACCATCAGACAGGTTCTGTGAATGTTAGTGATATTGTTTCTGTGCCAGTACTTGTTGCACTTTTAGTTTGTTTGATTCCTACTACAATCGGCGGTTTATTAAGTGCGATCGGAATCAGCGGAATGGATCGTTTGCTCGGTCATAATGTAATCGCTATGAGCGGAAGAGCAGTTGAAGCGGCAGGTGATATAGACGTTCTTCTTCTTGATAAGACCGGTACAATCACATTGGGAAATAGAATGGCTTCAGTCTTCGTCCCAGTTAACAGTGTTCCAATAGAGAAATTAGCAGATGCGGCACAGCTTTCTTCGCTTTCGGACGAAACGCCCGAAGGAAGATCTATTGTAGTTCTTGCTAAAGAAAAATTCGGTTTGAGAGGAAGAGATATTTCAAAATTGGATGCACATTTTATTCCGTTCAGCGCTCAAACGAGAATGAGCGGTGTGGATATTCATCCTTCGAATGGTGAATCAAAAAGAATTATTCGCAAAGGTTCCGCCGATGCAATAAAAAAATATGTTGAAAGTAACGGCGGAAAATTTAACTCGGATGTTCAGCAGATCGTAAACGAATTTTCCAAAGCTGGTTCTACTCCTCTTGTTGTTGCAGAAAATTTTAAAGTGCTCGGTGTAATTGAATTAAAAGACATTGTGAAAGGTGGAATTAAAGAACGATTTGCACAGTTAAGAAAGATGGGTATCAAAACTGTTATGATTACCGGCGATAATCCGCTTACAGCAACAGCAATTGCTGCAGAAGCAGGAGTTGATGATTTTATTGCCGAGGCTAAACCGGAAGATAAACTAAAACGTATCCGTGAAGAACAGACCGGTGGCAGAATGGTCGGCATGATCGGCGACGGAACAAACGATGCACCTGCACTTGCACAAGCCGATGTCGGAATTGCTATGAACAGCGGAACGCAGGCCGCTCGCGAAGCTGGGAACATGATTGACCTCGACAGCAACCCGACAAAACTTATTGAAGTTGTAGAAATTGGTAAGCAGTTATTAATGACACGCGGTGCTCTTACAACGTTCAGCATTGCTAACGATGTTGCAAAATATTTTGCTATCATCCCGGCGATATCAACTTTTCTTTACGCAACACATTTTACAGACGGTCCTCTCTCTGCTCTTAACATAATGAAACTTGCAACACCTCAAAGCGCTATTCTCAGTGCTGTTATTTTTAATGCATTAATAATTGTTCTTTTAATTCCATTAGCATTGAAAGGTGTTAAATATAGACCTGCTGGTGCGGCGGCCATATTAAGAAAAAATATTTGGGTCTATGGCGTTGGAGGATTGATAGTTCCGTTCATCGGAATAAAATTAATAGACTTGTTCATAACTGCAATTAAATTGGTCTAA
- the kdpF gene encoding K(+)-transporting ATPase subunit F, with protein MESTFELVLTLIVALALFVYVIYTLIKPEKF; from the coding sequence ATGGAAAGTACATTTGAACTCGTTTTAACCTTGATAGTAGCACTTGCTCTTTTTGTGTATGTGATTTACACACTAATTAAACCCGAAAAATTTTAA